Proteins from a single region of Stappia sp. ES.058:
- a CDS encoding TRAP transporter fused permease subunit: MSVSARLFWAALGAVSIAFHLGLVFSGLVPNLVSRPVHMALALPFVLVLMAKTPAQRTSGAAIAALGIAACLWVAFRADALGDQYGYLADPFQMAVALTLLAVVLEMARRAIGWPLPLVAAIALAYAVWGAAIPGEFGHPGLPMSSLFGTLTIAEGGIWGKLTGVSVNVVAIFVIFGAILNAGEAGQGFMNVAAAAAGRLRGGAAKVSVLSSALFGSISGSASANVASTGAITLPAMTRLGYPRALAGAVEAVASSGGQIMPPLMGAGAFVMVELTGTPYADIVMAALLPAFLYFFAVWIGINAFSLRHPLKGLAVEDRPSIRAVLITSAFFLVPFTVLLWGMFVINVTPQYAASLAILAGAVLLALDANLTLDWKRTLHRLEEACINGGKQIGMIAAIILCASIIIGVLGMTGLGVKITSLILSGSGGYLWPALLLTAIACLVLGMEVPTTAAYVICVSVAGPALIALGLAPLQAHLFVFWYALLSTITPPVCGAVFIAAGMVGENWLKVALAAMALGLGLYLVPLGMIANPALIALADTPAAALLAALKAGAGLGAISFGVIAPLNPLLRAGLVAGGGLLLFV, translated from the coding sequence ATGTCCGTTTCCGCACGTCTGTTCTGGGCGGCGCTCGGCGCGGTGTCCATCGCGTTTCACCTGGGGCTGGTGTTCTCGGGCCTGGTGCCGAACCTCGTCAGCCGGCCAGTGCACATGGCGCTCGCGCTCCCCTTCGTGTTGGTGCTGATGGCGAAGACGCCGGCGCAGCGGACCTCGGGTGCGGCGATTGCGGCGCTCGGGATTGCGGCCTGCCTTTGGGTCGCTTTCAGGGCTGATGCGCTTGGCGATCAATACGGCTACCTCGCCGACCCGTTCCAGATGGCGGTGGCGCTGACATTGCTCGCCGTGGTGCTGGAGATGGCGCGCCGCGCCATTGGCTGGCCGCTGCCGCTGGTTGCGGCCATCGCGCTTGCCTATGCGGTCTGGGGCGCGGCGATCCCCGGCGAGTTCGGCCATCCCGGCCTGCCGATGTCGAGCCTCTTCGGCACGCTGACGATTGCCGAGGGCGGCATCTGGGGCAAGCTCACCGGCGTGTCGGTCAATGTGGTGGCGATCTTCGTGATCTTCGGCGCGATCCTGAACGCCGGCGAGGCGGGACAGGGCTTCATGAATGTCGCGGCCGCCGCCGCCGGACGCCTGCGCGGCGGCGCCGCCAAGGTCTCGGTGCTCTCCTCCGCGCTGTTCGGGTCGATCTCCGGCTCGGCCTCCGCCAATGTCGCCTCCACCGGCGCGATCACGCTTCCCGCCATGACGCGGCTCGGCTATCCGCGCGCGCTCGCCGGCGCGGTCGAGGCGGTGGCCTCCTCCGGCGGGCAGATCATGCCGCCGCTGATGGGGGCGGGCGCCTTCGTCATGGTGGAACTGACCGGCACGCCCTATGCCGACATCGTCATGGCGGCACTGCTTCCGGCTTTCCTCTATTTCTTCGCCGTATGGATCGGCATCAACGCCTTTTCCCTGCGCCATCCGCTCAAGGGGCTGGCCGTGGAGGACCGGCCGTCGATCCGCGCCGTGCTCATCACCTCGGCGTTTTTTCTGGTGCCCTTCACGGTGCTCCTGTGGGGCATGTTCGTCATCAATGTGACGCCGCAGTATGCCGCCTCGCTCGCCATTCTCGCCGGGGCGGTGCTGCTGGCGCTGGACGCCAATCTCACGCTCGACTGGAAACGCACGCTGCATCGGCTGGAAGAGGCCTGCATCAACGGCGGCAAGCAGATCGGCATGATCGCCGCGATCATCCTGTGCGCCTCGATCATCATCGGCGTGCTCGGCATGACCGGGCTCGGCGTGAAGATCACCTCGCTCATTCTCTCCGGTTCCGGCGGGTACCTGTGGCCGGCGCTGCTTCTGACCGCGATTGCCTGTCTGGTGCTCGGCATGGAGGTGCCGACGACGGCGGCCTATGTCATCTGCGTCTCGGTCGCCGGACCCGCGCTGATCGCGCTCGGACTTGCGCCGCTGCAGGCGCATCTCTTCGTCTTCTGGTACGCGCTCTTGTCGACCATCACGCCCCCGGTTTGCGGCGCGGTCTTCATCGCCGCCGGCATGGTCGGGGAGAACTGGCTGAAGGTCGCTCTTGCCGCGATGGCGCTCGGCCTTGGGCTTTACCTCGTGCCGCTCGGAATGATCGCCAATCCGGCGCTGATCGCGCTCGCCGATACCCCGGCCGCGGCTCTTCTCGCCGCCCTCAAGGCGGGCGCGGGGCTGGGCGCGATTTCCTTCGGCGTCATCGCACCGCTCAACCCGTTGCTGCGCGCCGGTCTTGTCGCCGGCGGCGGGCTGCTGCTCTTCGTGTGA
- a CDS encoding ABC transporter substrate-binding protein — MMVFFNRRTVLAASLMIGAATAFGPAPAQAARTDLVLGVRLEPPHLDPTAGAAAAIDEVTYANIFEGLTRIDRNGAVQPWLARSWEISEDGLAYTFSLQEGVTFHDGTAFDAEDVKFSLDRARAEDSTNAQKPLFAGIESIEVVDPATVRITLAKPNGGFLFNLGWGDAAMVAPESAETNKTKPVGTGPFRFSNWAQGDNVEIVRNDAYWGDPVALEKATFKIIADPGAALASLLAGDVDAFPIFLAPENLPMLEVDPRFTVAVGTTEGETILAMNNKAGPLADVRVRRAISHAIDRQAIIDGAMFGIGTPIGTHFAPHHPAYVDLTDTYPLDLDKAKALLAEAGYPDGFTATIKLPPPVYARRGGELIASDLKKIGVELEIVPLEWAQWLSEVFKGKDFDFTIVSHTEPMDIGIYGRKDYYFQYDSPRFDETMAKLEIASDTNERYALMGEAQRIITEDAVNAYLFQLAKAGVWASGLKGLWVNAPIQANDLTGVSWQ, encoded by the coding sequence ATGATGGTATTCTTCAACCGGCGCACAGTCCTAGCAGCCAGCCTCATGATCGGCGCGGCCACAGCCTTCGGCCCGGCCCCCGCGCAAGCGGCGCGCACAGACCTGGTGCTCGGCGTACGGCTGGAGCCGCCGCATCTCGACCCGACGGCGGGTGCTGCCGCGGCCATCGACGAAGTGACCTATGCCAACATTTTCGAGGGCCTGACCCGGATCGACAGGAACGGCGCCGTCCAGCCCTGGCTCGCCAGGAGCTGGGAAATCTCCGAGGACGGGCTGGCCTATACGTTTTCGCTGCAGGAGGGCGTGACCTTCCACGACGGCACGGCATTCGATGCCGAGGACGTAAAATTCTCGCTCGATCGCGCCCGCGCCGAAGACAGCACCAACGCGCAGAAACCGCTTTTCGCCGGCATCGAAAGCATCGAGGTCGTCGATCCCGCAACTGTCAGGATAACGCTCGCCAAGCCGAACGGCGGCTTCCTGTTCAACCTCGGCTGGGGCGACGCCGCGATGGTGGCGCCGGAAAGCGCGGAGACCAACAAGACGAAGCCCGTCGGCACCGGTCCGTTCCGCTTCTCCAACTGGGCCCAGGGCGACAACGTCGAGATCGTGCGCAACGATGCCTATTGGGGCGATCCGGTGGCGCTGGAAAAGGCGACCTTCAAGATCATCGCCGATCCGGGCGCAGCACTTGCCTCGCTGCTCGCCGGCGACGTCGACGCCTTCCCGATCTTCCTGGCGCCGGAAAACCTGCCGATGCTGGAGGTCGACCCGCGCTTTACCGTTGCCGTCGGCACGACCGAGGGCGAAACCATTCTGGCAATGAACAACAAGGCCGGACCGCTTGCCGACGTGCGCGTGCGCCGGGCGATCTCGCATGCCATCGACCGCCAGGCGATCATCGACGGGGCGATGTTCGGCATCGGCACGCCGATCGGCACGCATTTCGCGCCGCATCACCCCGCCTATGTCGATCTCACCGACACCTATCCGCTCGATCTCGACAAGGCGAAGGCGCTGCTGGCCGAGGCGGGCTATCCGGACGGTTTCACCGCGACGATCAAGCTGCCGCCCCCGGTCTACGCGCGGCGCGGCGGCGAGCTGATCGCCTCGGATCTGAAGAAGATCGGCGTCGAACTTGAAATCGTGCCGCTGGAATGGGCGCAGTGGTTGTCGGAGGTGTTCAAGGGCAAGGACTTCGACTTCACCATCGTCTCGCACACCGAACCGATGGACATCGGTATCTACGGGCGCAAGGACTATTACTTCCAGTACGACAGCCCCCGTTTCGACGAGACGATGGCAAAACTTGAAATCGCCTCCGATACGAATGAGCGCTATGCGCTGATGGGCGAGGCGCAGAGGATCATCACCGAGGATGCGGTGAACGCCTATCTGTTCCAGCTTGCCAAGGCGGGCGTGTGGGCTTCGGGCCTCAAGGGGCTTTGGGTCAACGCCCCGATCCAGGCGAACGACCTGACGGGCGTTTCCTGGCAGTAG
- a CDS encoding acetylornithine deacetylase/succinyl-diaminopimelate desuccinylase family protein — protein sequence MLEALFRRVDDKRDELVRLTQDLIRIPTVNPPGEAYTPCAEFIGNRLARRGFQVVYMRGEDTPGDSARYPRTNVVARIEGGRPGPCVHFNSHIDVVETGHGWSVDPFAGIVRDGKVYGRGACDMKGGLAASIIAVEALIEAMPEFPGAIEISGTVDEESGGYGGVAYLASKGLFSKPRVDHVIIPEPLNKDRICLGHRGVWWAEIETRGSIAHGSMPFLGDCAVRHMGAVLERFERDLYPKLAGKHTEMPVVPEGARSSTLNINSMHGGQPEGFDGLPSPCVPDSCRMVIDRRYLIEESLEEVKGEVMDILDDLARTRDKFDYRIRDLMEVIPTMTDREAPVVRAVADGIRDVLSKAPDYVISPGTYDQKHIARIGHLHDCIAYGPGILDMAHRPDEFVGIDDMVDSAKVMAQATVALLTAGR from the coding sequence ATGCTGGAGGCGCTTTTTAGGCGCGTCGACGACAAGCGCGACGAGCTTGTGCGGCTGACACAGGACCTGATCCGCATTCCCACCGTCAATCCGCCGGGCGAAGCCTATACGCCCTGCGCGGAGTTCATCGGCAACCGGCTGGCGCGGCGCGGTTTCCAGGTGGTCTACATGCGCGGCGAGGACACCCCCGGCGACAGCGCCCGCTATCCCCGTACAAATGTCGTCGCGCGCATCGAGGGAGGGCGCCCCGGTCCCTGCGTTCACTTCAATTCCCATATCGACGTGGTCGAGACCGGCCACGGCTGGAGCGTCGATCCCTTCGCCGGCATCGTGCGCGACGGCAAGGTTTATGGGCGCGGCGCCTGCGATATGAAGGGCGGGCTCGCCGCCTCCATCATCGCGGTGGAAGCGCTCATCGAGGCGATGCCGGAGTTTCCCGGCGCCATCGAGATCTCCGGCACGGTCGACGAGGAGTCCGGCGGTTACGGCGGGGTCGCCTATCTGGCCTCGAAAGGCCTGTTCTCCAAACCGCGCGTCGATCACGTGATCATTCCCGAACCGCTCAACAAGGACCGCATCTGCCTCGGTCATCGCGGCGTGTGGTGGGCGGAAATCGAGACGCGCGGCTCCATCGCCCATGGTTCCATGCCGTTTTTGGGTGATTGCGCCGTGCGCCACATGGGCGCCGTGCTGGAGCGCTTCGAGCGCGATCTTTACCCGAAGCTTGCCGGAAAACACACCGAAATGCCGGTGGTGCCGGAGGGCGCGCGCTCCTCCACGCTCAACATCAATTCCATGCATGGCGGCCAGCCGGAGGGGTTCGACGGCCTGCCCTCCCCTTGCGTTCCCGACAGTTGCCGCATGGTGATCGACCGGCGCTACCTGATCGAGGAAAGCCTGGAGGAGGTGAAGGGCGAGGTGATGGACATTCTCGACGACCTGGCCCGCACGCGGGACAAATTCGACTACCGGATCCGCGACCTCATGGAGGTGATCCCGACGATGACCGACCGGGAGGCTCCGGTGGTGCGCGCGGTCGCCGACGGCATTCGCGATGTCCTGTCGAAAGCGCCCGACTACGTGATCTCGCCGGGCACCTACGACCAGAAGCACATCGCCCGCATCGGCCATCTGCACGATTGCATCGCCTATGGTCCGGGCATTCTCGACATGGCGCACCGGCCGGACGAATTCGTCGGCATCGACGACATGGTCGACAGCGCCAAGGTGATGGCGCAGGCGACCGTGGCGCTCCTGACAGCCGGGCGCTAG
- a CDS encoding DUF6030 family protein, which translates to MPKTAWDKTEDATSGGAGAIPPEDDSGRQALLRLHRRQTGRRVLMLVGVLVAVGLAVAVARIIVGDAPAPPPSKEIAQDLPADALAGLPDGTRARLLRDTIDRPAVFKRVYGGHPADLCTAILELGVPMSDWKPDPFVAGFWYCASELVVLGRTAPDGRRATLFVNLRGQSEISLNTVRIKLNAENPETVSQARASLVRVLEAVGARYGWPWPEGVRQAVLDNRAASFEQYGMTVTILPEDPDLTGDLPGVVRVNVIVEFPVVDLVAPAEIFAPFAWEVERASKRKRNRPVGGADSQTRDTRGVSGQAAE; encoded by the coding sequence GTGCCGAAGACGGCTTGGGACAAGACCGAAGACGCGACGTCAGGCGGGGCCGGGGCGATCCCGCCGGAAGACGACAGCGGCCGCCAGGCGCTTCTCCGCCTGCATCGACGCCAGACGGGCCGTCGGGTCCTGATGCTCGTTGGCGTGCTTGTGGCGGTCGGGCTCGCCGTCGCGGTAGCCCGGATCATTGTGGGCGATGCGCCTGCGCCGCCTCCGTCAAAGGAGATCGCGCAGGATCTGCCCGCCGATGCCCTTGCGGGCCTGCCGGACGGGACGCGGGCGCGGCTGTTGCGCGACACGATCGACCGGCCCGCCGTCTTCAAGCGCGTTTACGGCGGCCATCCGGCCGATCTCTGCACGGCGATCTTGGAACTCGGCGTGCCGATGTCCGACTGGAAACCGGATCCCTTCGTCGCCGGCTTCTGGTACTGCGCGAGCGAGCTTGTCGTTCTCGGACGCACGGCGCCGGACGGCCGCCGGGCGACGCTCTTCGTCAACCTGCGCGGCCAGAGCGAGATCTCGTTGAACACGGTGCGCATCAAGCTGAACGCCGAGAATCCGGAAACCGTGAGTCAGGCGCGCGCCTCTTTGGTCAGGGTGCTGGAGGCGGTCGGCGCGCGCTACGGCTGGCCATGGCCGGAGGGTGTGCGGCAGGCGGTTTTAGACAACCGCGCGGCGAGTTTCGAGCAATACGGGATGACGGTCACCATCCTGCCGGAGGACCCGGATCTGACCGGGGACCTGCCCGGCGTCGTGCGGGTCAATGTCATCGTCGAGTTTCCCGTCGTCGATCTTGTTGCCCCTGCGGAGATCTTCGCGCCCTTCGCCTGGGAGGTGGAAAGGGCGAGTAAGCGCAAGCGCAACCGGCCGGTCGGCGGCGCGGATTCGCAGACGCGCGACACGCGGGGCGTCAGCGGCCAGGCAGCGGAATGA
- a CDS encoding pirin family protein, which translates to MTWMPDLDPTPGDATSCDMIDTIIVPRARDLGGFEVRRALPSPKRQMIGPFIFFDQMGPAEFLHSGGIDVRPHPHIGLATVTYLFDGEIHHRDSLGSDLPIRPGDLNWMTAGAGIVHSEREDPEQKMKARKLFGIQSWVALPKHVEETTPAFEHVGKADLPMLTDAGATVRVIAGEIYGARSPVKTASETIYADVTLEDGRRLPVDATHEERAIYTVDGTVEIAGDTFDQGQLLVFKPGDAITVTAKGPARFLILGGEPMDGPRHIWWNFVSSSKERIDQAKEDWKQMRFDTVPGDAEEFIPLPGR; encoded by the coding sequence ATGACCTGGATGCCCGATCTCGACCCGACACCCGGCGACGCCACGTCCTGCGACATGATCGACACGATTATCGTGCCGCGCGCCCGCGATCTCGGCGGCTTCGAGGTGCGCCGGGCGCTGCCCTCGCCCAAACGCCAGATGATCGGCCCCTTCATCTTCTTCGACCAGATGGGCCCGGCCGAGTTTCTCCACTCCGGCGGCATCGACGTGCGTCCGCACCCCCATATCGGTCTGGCGACCGTCACCTATCTGTTCGACGGCGAGATCCATCACCGCGACAGCCTGGGCTCCGACCTGCCGATCCGCCCGGGCGACCTCAACTGGATGACGGCCGGCGCCGGCATCGTGCATTCCGAGCGCGAGGACCCGGAACAGAAGATGAAGGCGCGCAAGCTCTTCGGCATCCAGAGCTGGGTGGCCCTGCCCAAACATGTCGAGGAAACCACGCCGGCCTTCGAGCATGTCGGCAAGGCCGACCTGCCTATGCTCACCGATGCAGGCGCAACGGTTCGCGTGATTGCCGGCGAAATCTATGGCGCGCGGTCGCCGGTAAAAACAGCCTCGGAGACGATCTACGCCGACGTCACGCTGGAGGACGGCCGCCGCCTGCCGGTCGATGCCACCCACGAGGAGCGCGCGATCTACACAGTGGACGGCACGGTCGAGATCGCCGGCGACACCTTCGACCAGGGCCAGCTTCTGGTCTTCAAGCCGGGCGACGCCATCACCGTGACGGCGAAAGGACCGGCGCGCTTCCTGATCCTCGGCGGCGAGCCGATGGACGGACCCCGTCACATCTGGTGGAACTTCGTCTCTTCGTCGAAGGAACGCATCGATCAGGCCAAGGAAGACTGGAAACAAATGCGCTTCGACACGGTCCCGGGCGACGCGGAGGAGTTCATTCCGCTGCCTGGCCGCTGA
- a CDS encoding ATP-binding cassette domain-containing protein, with protein MTASSTTPLIEVRDLVKHFGSVIALGGVSIKVHPGEVLCLLGDNGAGKSTLIKTLSGVHAPTSGTFHVENRPVSFQSPRAALDAGIATVYQDLAMIPLMSITRNFFMGREPLKGFPPFRHMDMAHADTVTREEMRRIGIDVRDPQQAVGTLSGGERQCVAIARAVYFGAKVLILDEPTSALGVAQTSMVLKYINQVRTKGLGVIFITHNVRHAFAVGNRFTVLNRGKTLGTHTKDEITIDELQNLMAGGKELQDLGTELGGTV; from the coding sequence ATGACAGCATCATCCACCACTCCGCTCATCGAGGTGCGCGATCTCGTCAAGCACTTCGGCTCCGTCATCGCGCTCGGCGGCGTTTCGATCAAGGTTCATCCGGGCGAGGTCCTGTGCCTGCTCGGCGACAATGGCGCGGGCAAGTCGACGCTGATCAAGACGCTGTCCGGCGTCCATGCGCCGACATCCGGGACGTTTCATGTCGAAAACCGCCCGGTTTCCTTCCAGAGCCCGCGTGCAGCGCTCGATGCCGGAATCGCCACGGTCTATCAGGACCTGGCGATGATCCCGCTGATGTCGATCACCCGCAATTTCTTTATGGGCCGGGAGCCGCTGAAGGGATTTCCGCCCTTCCGCCACATGGACATGGCCCATGCCGACACGGTCACGCGCGAGGAAATGCGTCGCATCGGCATCGACGTGCGCGATCCACAACAGGCGGTGGGCACATTGTCCGGCGGCGAGCGCCAATGCGTCGCCATTGCGCGCGCGGTCTATTTCGGCGCCAAAGTGCTGATCCTGGACGAGCCGACGTCGGCGCTCGGCGTCGCGCAGACGTCCATGGTGCTGAAATACATCAACCAGGTGCGCACCAAGGGGCTGGGGGTGATCTTCATCACCCACAACGTGCGTCATGCCTTCGCGGTCGGAAACCGCTTCACCGTGCTCAACCGCGGCAAGACGCTCGGCACCCACACCAAGGACGAAATCACCATAGACGAACTGCAGAACCTGATGGCCGGCGGCAAGGAACTCCAGGACCTCGGCACGGAGCTCGGCGGCACGGTGTAG
- a CDS encoding ABC transporter permease, whose protein sequence is MSDADAGPATPAQPDERLKQTTLMTRLLRRPELGALAGLVLVTAFFMAVANPAMFTLAGVMNFMAPAAQLGILAIGAALLMVGGEFDLSVGSMVAFAGLAFGTVLVTWEMPLIVAIVATLIFAGGIGAMNGQIVLGTGLPSFIVTLAFLFILRGLTLVGLKWATDGATQLRGVKEAADGSPVLELFSGEAFEGLFAVMAENGWIDTFRNGTPKVTGMPVEILWFTGIALVATWVLLRTKFGNWIFAAGGDANAARNSGVPVRRVKTILFMTTAMCAALVAILTVLDAGSTDARRGFQKEFEAIIAAVIGGCLLTGGYGSAIGAFLGAIIFGMVLIGLTYTNIDQDWYLVFLGGMLLLAVLFNNFIRKRATGER, encoded by the coding sequence ATGAGCGATGCAGACGCCGGGCCCGCCACGCCGGCGCAGCCGGACGAACGGCTCAAGCAGACCACCCTGATGACCCGGTTGTTGCGGCGCCCGGAGCTTGGCGCGCTGGCGGGGCTCGTTCTGGTGACCGCGTTTTTCATGGCTGTCGCCAATCCGGCGATGTTCACGCTCGCCGGCGTCATGAACTTCATGGCGCCCGCGGCGCAACTCGGAATTCTGGCGATTGGCGCCGCCCTGCTGATGGTCGGCGGCGAGTTCGATCTCTCGGTCGGCTCGATGGTCGCCTTTGCCGGACTGGCCTTCGGCACCGTCCTCGTCACCTGGGAGATGCCACTGATCGTCGCCATCGTCGCAACGCTGATCTTTGCCGGCGGGATCGGCGCGATGAACGGCCAGATCGTCCTGGGCACCGGCCTGCCCTCCTTTATCGTGACGCTTGCGTTCCTGTTCATCCTGCGCGGACTGACCCTCGTCGGACTAAAATGGGCGACCGACGGCGCCACCCAGCTTCGCGGTGTCAAGGAAGCAGCCGACGGAAGTCCGGTCCTGGAGCTTTTCTCCGGCGAGGCGTTCGAAGGCCTGTTTGCGGTGATGGCCGAAAACGGCTGGATCGACACCTTCCGAAACGGCACGCCCAAGGTCACCGGCATGCCCGTCGAGATTCTCTGGTTCACCGGGATCGCCCTGGTCGCCACCTGGGTCTTGTTGCGGACCAAATTCGGAAACTGGATCTTCGCCGCCGGGGGTGACGCCAATGCGGCCCGCAATTCCGGCGTGCCGGTGCGTCGCGTGAAAACGATCCTCTTCATGACGACCGCGATGTGCGCGGCACTGGTCGCGATCCTCACGGTTCTGGATGCCGGGTCCACTGATGCGCGCCGCGGCTTCCAGAAGGAATTCGAGGCGATCATCGCAGCCGTCATCGGCGGCTGTCTTCTGACCGGCGGCTACGGCTCGGCCATCGGCGCGTTCCTGGGCGCGATCATCTTCGGCATGGTGCTGATCGGCCTGACCTACACCAACATCGACCAGGACTGGTATCTGGTGTTCCTCGGCGGCATGCTGCTGCTCGCGGTCCTGTTCAACAACTTCATCCGAAAGCGGGCGACGGGGGAGCGCTGA
- a CDS encoding sugar ABC transporter substrate-binding protein encodes MKRLFTRLLSAAAVVGLTAVAPVAPASAEDINIIVVSHGQASDPFWSVVKNGVAQAGTDMGVTVDYRAPETFDMVAMAQLIDAAVNQEPHGLIVSIPDADALGDSIRKAVSAGIPVISMNSGSDVSASLGAALHVGQEEYDAGKKAGEELAAMGGKKGLCVNHEVGNVSLDQRCEGFADGFGGSVTTLPTTNDPGEILSKVKAAIASDGDIDTIMALGASLAGEPVVQAVKDSGMINDINVATFDLSANFLQAVADGEAAFAIDQQQYLQGYLPVVFLANHARYGLMPGGNVPSGPNLITKDKAAQVVDLSAKGIR; translated from the coding sequence ATGAAACGCTTGTTCACTCGCTTGCTGTCGGCTGCCGCCGTGGTGGGACTGACAGCTGTTGCGCCTGTCGCACCGGCATCGGCTGAAGACATCAATATCATTGTCGTCAGCCACGGCCAGGCATCCGATCCGTTCTGGTCGGTCGTCAAGAACGGTGTGGCACAGGCCGGCACCGACATGGGTGTCACGGTTGACTACCGCGCGCCGGAAACCTTCGACATGGTTGCGATGGCACAGCTCATCGATGCCGCCGTCAATCAGGAGCCGCACGGCCTGATCGTCTCGATTCCGGATGCGGACGCGCTCGGCGATTCCATCCGAAAGGCGGTTTCCGCCGGCATTCCCGTGATTTCCATGAACTCCGGTTCCGACGTTTCGGCGTCTCTGGGCGCTGCGCTTCACGTCGGTCAGGAAGAGTATGACGCCGGCAAGAAGGCCGGCGAGGAACTGGCCGCGATGGGGGGCAAGAAAGGCCTTTGCGTCAACCACGAAGTCGGCAACGTGTCGCTCGACCAGCGTTGCGAAGGGTTCGCCGACGGCTTCGGCGGGTCGGTGACCACACTGCCAACGACCAACGATCCGGGCGAGATCCTCTCGAAGGTCAAGGCGGCCATCGCCTCCGACGGCGACATCGACACCATCATGGCGCTCGGCGCATCGCTCGCCGGCGAGCCGGTCGTACAGGCCGTGAAGGACAGCGGCATGATCAACGACATCAACGTCGCGACCTTCGACCTGTCGGCAAACTTCCTGCAGGCGGTCGCCGACGGAGAAGCGGCCTTCGCCATCGACCAGCAGCAGTATCTGCAGGGCTACCTTCCGGTGGTGTTCCTCGCCAATCACGCCCGCTACGGCCTGATGCCGGGCGGCAACGTACCGTCGGGACCGAACCTGATCACCAAGGACAAGGCAGCCCAGGTCGTCGACCTCTCGGCCAAGGGCATCCGCTGA
- a CDS encoding MurR/RpiR family transcriptional regulator, with the protein MSDVQEAPRDYDSLRALLIARRPGMPKRLAQVAAFAVDRPDDVTFGTVAVIAEQAGVQPSTLVRFAQALGYQGFSEFQDVFRARLRERWPDYDERLEALRRRSGESRNAHALFGDFVDTAVASLLRLRNSISGDTMEEAAKLMADARVIYLVGQRRAFPVSAYMSYALAKLGMPAVLVDNLASLGPEQVGAAGSNDLLIAVSFTPYTSLTVDVANAAAERGVPVLALTDSPFSPLIQSARAVIEVVEADLGAFRSLSGTLCLAMALCVAAAELRRDREGGDG; encoded by the coding sequence ATGAGCGACGTGCAGGAGGCCCCGCGGGACTACGACAGCTTGCGTGCGCTTCTGATCGCCCGCCGGCCTGGCATGCCCAAGCGCCTTGCGCAGGTCGCGGCCTTCGCAGTCGATCGTCCCGACGACGTGACCTTCGGAACGGTTGCGGTGATCGCGGAGCAGGCAGGCGTCCAGCCCTCGACGCTGGTTCGCTTTGCGCAAGCGCTCGGCTACCAGGGATTTTCGGAGTTTCAGGATGTCTTTCGCGCAAGGCTGCGCGAGCGCTGGCCGGATTACGACGAACGGCTGGAAGCGTTGCGGCGGCGGTCGGGCGAAAGCCGTAACGCGCATGCGCTTTTCGGCGATTTTGTCGATACGGCGGTCGCGTCGCTCTTGAGGCTGCGCAACTCGATTTCCGGCGACACGATGGAAGAGGCGGCCAAACTGATGGCCGATGCAAGAGTGATCTATCTGGTCGGCCAGCGGCGTGCGTTTCCCGTCAGTGCCTATATGTCCTATGCGCTCGCCAAGCTCGGCATGCCGGCGGTCCTGGTGGACAATCTCGCCTCGCTCGGGCCGGAGCAGGTCGGCGCAGCCGGATCGAATGACCTGCTGATCGCCGTGAGTTTCACGCCCTACACCTCGCTCACTGTGGATGTGGCGAATGCGGCGGCGGAGCGCGGCGTGCCGGTGCTGGCGCTGACCGATTCCCCGTTTTCGCCCCTGATCCAGTCGGCGCGCGCCGTGATCGAGGTGGTCGAGGCCGACCTCGGCGCGTTCCGCTCGCTGTCCGGCACACTGTGCCTTGCCATGGCGCTGTGCGTGGCGGCCGCCGAATTGCGACGCGACCGGGAGGGCGGCGACGGCTGA